One Setaria viridis chromosome 3, Setaria_viridis_v4.0, whole genome shotgun sequence DNA window includes the following coding sequences:
- the LOC117847107 gene encoding reticulon-like protein B11, translating to MATHPRSLHALLGGGAVADVLLWRRRNASAAAVVGATAVWFVFERAGYSLPSVLSNALLLLVAILFFWAKSASLLNRPLPPLPNLEVSDVVVEKAADRALIWINRVLAVGHDIAIKRDRKVFIQVILVLWVVSYVGMLFNFLTLIYIGMMLSLLVPPLYEKYQDHVDEKLGVAHSVLSRHIDTIMTRAGQSAKQKKNE from the exons ATGGCCACCCACCCGCGATCTCTCCAcgccctcctcggcggcggcgcag TCGCCGACGTGCTGCTGTGGCGGCGGAGGaacgcctcggcggcggccgtggtgggCGCTACGGCGGTATGGTTCGTCTTCGAGCGCGCGGGCTACAGCCTCCCCTCGGTCCTGTCCAacgccctgctcctcctcgtcgccatcCTCTTCTTCTGGGCCAAGTCCGCGTCGCTGCTCAACAG GCCTCTTCCACCTCTTCCTAATCTAGAGGTTTCAGATGTGGTTGTCGAGAAAGCTGCAGATCGGGCTCTGATATGGATCAATAGGGTGCTGGCTGTTGGCCATGATATAGCCATCAAGAGAGATAGGAAAGTTTTTATACAG GTGATATTGGTTTTGTGGGTGGTTTCATACGTTGGAATGCTCTTCAACTTCCTTACACTCATTTACATTG ggaTGATGCTTTCTCTGTTGGTTCCACCATTGTATGAGAAGTACCAGGATCATGTTGATGAAAAGCTCGGTGTAGCACACAGTGTACTATCAAGGCATATAGATACCATCATGACCAGGGCTGGGCAATCAGCCAAGCAGAAGAAGAACGAGTAA
- the LOC117849638 gene encoding uncharacterized protein At4g06744, whose protein sequence is MLCVPSHHSALNFPPPHKASPIPTSFRSKSGRAYAPLVSSVSVPGPCCSVCLGVFSSLYPSIFTVSATPLCNNNPIVRRQIMARGAVVPVPVAIRHAAVVAVLVLAAAHGALCGHVEFAAGVVARGGGNAPSVRPGANVTGAAGEPAPSPESSLVGCGCGPAPAPWQFLNYKLAALWPVIQAFKKTITCDPLGVTATWEGPDLCSSFFNGTKYRGFYCEYPPNANATLTVASIDFNGFGLCAPSLVGFVDQFPDLALFHANSNNFSGDVPDLTHLPFFYELDLSNNNFSGSFPDAVVPLGGLLFLDLRFNRYAGAVPPPVFALTVEALLLNNNGFDGRIPDNFGSTGAKYLVVANNQFTGPIPRSIYNTSATLSEVLFLNNRLSGCLPYEIGLVEGLAVFDAGGNEIAGPIPLSFGCLRDVEEINLAGNQLYGQVPDVVCLLAKTGKLQNLSLSDNFFHSVGHHCMELVRSRVLDVRRNCILGFPDQRPALECAAFYADPTKHCPFIPHIPCDLPGYHHYPPAKAAHGHVQGQEGGN, encoded by the coding sequence ATGCTCTGCGTGCCATCTCACCACTCCGCCCTCAATTTCCCGCCCCCACACAAAGCTTCTCCAATTCCCACCTCTTTCCGCTCCAAAAGCGGCCGCGCTTATGCTCCACTTGTGTCGTCCGTCAGTGTGCCTGGCCCTTGCTGCTCAGTGTGTCTCGGCGTCTTCTCCTCCTTATATCCCAGCATCTTCACCGTATCCGCCACCCCTCTCTGCAACAACAACCCCATTGTTCGAAGACAAATAATGGCGAGGGGCGCAGTTGTGCCTGTCCCAGTTGCGATACGACATGCCGCGGTGGTAGCCGTGCTCGTGCTCGCCGCGGCGCACGGTGCTCTCTGCGGCCATGTCGAGTTCGCCGCCGGGGTcgtcgcgcgcggcggcggcaatgcgCCGTCGGTGCGGCCCGGCGCGAACGTCACGGGTGCGGCTGGTGagccggccccgtcgccggagtcgTCGCTGGTGGGGTGCGGGTGCGgtccagcgccggcgccgtggcagTTCCTGAACTACAAGCTGGCGGCGCTGTGGCCGGTGATCCAGGCGTTCAAGAAGACGATCACGTGCGACCCGCTGGGCGTGACGGCGACGTGGGAGGGCCCCGACCTCTGCAGCAGCTTCTTCAACGGCACCAAGTACAGGGGCTTCTACTGCGAGTACCCTCCCAACGCCAATGCCACGCTCACCGTGGCGTCCATCGACTTCAACGGCTTCGGCCTGTGCGCGCCGTCGCTGGTCGGGTTCGTGGACCAGTTCCCCGACCTGGCCCTGTTCCACGCCAACTCCAACAACTTCTCCGGCGACGTCCCGGACCTCACCCACCTGCCCTTCTTCTACGAGCTGGACCTCTCCAACAACAACTTCTCCGGGTCGTTCCCGGACGCCGTGGTGCCCCTCGGCGGGCTCCTCTTCCTCGACCTCCGCTTCAACCGGTACGCCGgcgcggtgccgccgcccgtgTTCGCCCTCACGGTGGAGGCGCTGTTACTCAACAACAACGGCTTCGACGGGCGCATCCCGGACAACTTCGGGAGCACGGGCGCCAAGTACCTGGTGGTGGCCAACAACCAGTTCACGGGCCCGATCCCTCGCTCCATCTACAACACCTCGGCGACGCTGTCGGAGGTGCTGTTCCTCAACAACCGCCTCTCCGGGTGCCTCCCCTACGAGATCGGGCTGGTGGAGGGGCTCGCCGTGTTCGACGCCGGCGGCAACGAGATCGCGGGGCCCATCCCGCTGTCGTTCGGGTGCCTGCGCGACGTGGAGGAGATCAACCTCGCCGGGAACCAGCTGTACGGGCAGGTCCCCGACGTGGTGTGCCTGCTGGCCAAGACGGGGAAGCTGCAGAACCTGTCGCTGTCGGACAACTTCTTCCACTCGGTGGGGCACCACTGCATGGAGCTGGTGCGCAGCCGGGTCCTGGACGTGCGCCGCAACTGCATCCTCGGGTTCCCCGACCAGCGCCCGGCGCTCGAGTGCGCGGCCTTCTACGCCGACCCGACCAAGCACTGCCCATTCATCCCGCACATCCCCTGCGACCTGCCCGGCTACCACCACTACCCGCCTGCCAAGGCCGCGCATGGCCATGTCCAAGGCCAAGAGGGTGGCAACTGA